One Nostoc punctiforme PCC 73102 DNA window includes the following coding sequences:
- the bchI gene encoding magnesium chelatase ATPase subunit I encodes MSPTAQSTASARRVVFPFTAIVGQEEMKLALLLNVIDPKIGGVMIMGDRGTGKSTTIRALADLLPEISVVANDPFSSDPSDPDLMSDEVRQLLEQGAEIPVAHKKVQMVDLPLGATEDRVCGTIDIEKALSEGVKAFEPGLLAKANRGILYVDEVNLLDDHLVDVLLDSAASGWNTVEREGISIRHPARFVLVGSGNPEEGELRPQLLDRFGMHAEIHTVKEPALRVQIVEQRADFDQNPLVFLENYKPQQEALQEQIVNAQQLLPEVKLDYELRVKISEVCSELDVDGLRGDIVSNRAAKALTAYEGRTEVTVDDICRVITLCLRHRLRKDPLESIDSGYKVAKVFSRVFGVELPESDTAQKNGTGQKLGARS; translated from the coding sequence GTGAGTCCAACTGCTCAATCCACGGCAAGTGCGCGTCGCGTGGTATTTCCTTTTACGGCAATTGTGGGCCAGGAAGAAATGAAACTGGCGCTCCTATTGAACGTGATTGACCCCAAGATTGGTGGTGTAATGATCATGGGCGATCGCGGTACCGGTAAATCCACAACTATCCGGGCGCTGGCGGATCTGCTGCCAGAAATTTCTGTGGTTGCCAATGACCCCTTCAGCAGCGATCCTAGCGACCCCGACTTGATGAGTGATGAAGTCCGCCAACTCTTAGAACAAGGGGCGGAAATTCCTGTAGCTCATAAAAAAGTCCAAATGGTAGACCTGCCGCTAGGAGCTACAGAAGACCGAGTTTGTGGCACAATCGACATTGAGAAAGCTTTATCTGAAGGTGTCAAAGCCTTTGAACCGGGACTGCTGGCAAAGGCTAACCGGGGCATTCTCTATGTAGATGAAGTCAACTTACTAGATGACCACCTCGTAGACGTGCTACTAGATTCCGCTGCGAGTGGATGGAACACTGTAGAACGGGAAGGTATTTCTATCCGTCACCCAGCACGTTTTGTTCTTGTGGGTTCTGGAAACCCGGAAGAAGGCGAACTACGCCCGCAACTGCTCGATCGCTTTGGGATGCACGCAGAAATTCACACCGTAAAAGAACCAGCCTTGCGGGTGCAAATCGTGGAACAACGGGCGGATTTTGACCAAAATCCTCTAGTATTTCTCGAAAATTACAAACCCCAACAAGAGGCATTGCAAGAGCAAATTGTCAATGCTCAACAGCTTTTGCCAGAAGTGAAGCTTGACTATGAACTGCGGGTAAAAATTTCTGAAGTCTGTTCTGAATTGGATGTAGATGGTTTGCGGGGTGACATTGTTAGTAACCGGGCCGCGAAAGCCTTAACAGCTTATGAAGGACGCACTGAAGTTACAGTTGATGATATCTGCCGTGTGATTACCCTATGCTTGCGTCACAGACTCCGGAAAGACCCCTTAGAATCGATTGATTCTGGCTACAAAGTCGCCAAAGTTTTTAGCCGCGTCTTTGGCGTAGAATTACCAGAAAGTGATACTGCACAAAAAAACGGCACAGGTCAAAAGTTAGGGGCTAGAAGTTAA
- the purH gene encoding bifunctional phosphoribosylaminoimidazolecarboxamide formyltransferase/IMP cyclohydrolase, translated as MARLALLSVSNKTGIIDLARSLVEEFDFDLISSGGTAQALKDAGLPVTKVADYTGSPEILGGRVKTLHPRIHGGILARRDVPQDITDLENNQIRPIDLVVVNLYPFEETIAKPGVTLLEAVEQIDIGGPAMLRASSKNFAHLAVLCDPAQYDEYLEELRQNNGVASLEFRQKAALKGFSHTASYDQAIAQALTCQFASYLADTQQYTLSGTQLQSLRYGENPHQPATWYQTGTTPTGWAAATKLQGKELSYNNLVDLEAARRIIAEFTDTPAATIIKHTNPCGTALGSSISEAYKKAFNADSTSAFGGIVALNRPIDAATASELTKTFLECVVAPSCEAEAQEILAKKSNVRVLTLADLSSGPKDTVKAIAGGFLVQTADDIVADTSQWQVVTERQPTDSELAELLFAWKVCKHVKSNAIVVTSDRTTLGVGAGQMNRVGSVKIALEQAGEKAKGAILASDGFFPFDDSVRTAAAAGITAIVQPGGSLRDKDSIKAANDLGLLMVLTGVRHFLH; from the coding sequence ATGGCGCGTCTAGCCCTGCTGAGTGTATCTAACAAAACTGGTATAATTGACCTAGCCCGTAGCTTGGTTGAAGAATTTGACTTTGATTTAATCAGCAGTGGGGGAACAGCCCAAGCACTCAAAGATGCGGGACTCCCTGTCACCAAAGTTGCAGATTACACAGGTTCACCAGAAATTTTAGGTGGTCGAGTCAAAACCCTACATCCCCGGATTCATGGCGGAATTTTGGCGCGGCGAGATGTTCCCCAAGATATTACAGATTTAGAAAATAACCAAATTCGCCCGATTGATTTAGTGGTGGTGAATCTATATCCTTTTGAGGAAACGATCGCTAAACCAGGGGTAACATTATTAGAAGCTGTTGAACAAATTGATATCGGTGGCCCAGCTATGTTAAGGGCATCATCGAAAAACTTTGCACATCTGGCTGTATTATGCGACCCAGCACAGTATGACGAGTATTTGGAGGAATTGCGCCAAAATAACGGTGTAGCATCCCTAGAGTTTCGGCAAAAGGCGGCCTTAAAAGGATTTTCGCACACTGCTAGTTACGATCAAGCGATAGCGCAAGCGCTGACTTGTCAGTTCGCATCTTATCTCGCAGATACACAGCAGTACACCCTTAGCGGTACACAATTACAATCTCTGCGTTACGGCGAAAACCCTCATCAACCCGCCACCTGGTATCAAACTGGTACTACTCCAACGGGATGGGCAGCCGCGACGAAACTCCAAGGTAAAGAACTTAGTTACAATAATTTAGTTGATTTAGAAGCTGCACGCCGAATTATTGCTGAATTCACTGATACTCCAGCCGCAACGATTATCAAACATACAAACCCCTGTGGTACGGCGCTGGGAAGCAGTATTTCTGAAGCGTACAAAAAAGCTTTTAACGCTGACTCTACTTCTGCCTTTGGTGGAATTGTCGCACTCAACCGTCCGATTGATGCGGCTACAGCTAGCGAGTTAACCAAAACATTTTTAGAATGCGTGGTTGCACCAAGTTGTGAAGCCGAAGCTCAAGAAATCCTGGCTAAGAAATCTAACGTGCGGGTTTTGACTCTAGCTGATTTGAGCAGTGGCCCTAAAGATACAGTGAAAGCGATCGCAGGTGGTTTTCTTGTCCAAACCGCCGATGACATTGTTGCTGATACTAGTCAATGGCAAGTAGTCACCGAACGTCAACCCACCGACAGCGAATTAGCCGAATTGCTGTTTGCTTGGAAAGTTTGCAAACACGTTAAATCGAATGCCATTGTTGTGACAAGCGATCGCACTACACTAGGAGTAGGCGCTGGTCAAATGAACCGCGTCGGATCAGTTAAAATTGCTCTAGAACAAGCTGGAGAAAAAGCCAAAGGTGCAATACTGGCCAGCGATGGATTCTTCCCCTTCGATGATTCCGTGAGAACAGCCGCAGCCGCAGGAATTACAGCCATTGTTCAACCAGGGGGAAGCCTGCGCGATAAAGATTCAATCAAAGCTGCTAACGACCTGGGTTTGCTGATGGTTTTAACTGGTGTACGTCACTTTTTACACTAA
- a CDS encoding HD domain-containing protein: MQINRLTQQIQFIIEIDRLKQIMRQTLLMDGSRRENSAEHSWHLAVMAIALVDYAPEGVDIFHAIKMLLIHDLVEIDAGDTFCYDVQGNDSKAVREAQAALRLFGLLPADQGSELRLLWDEFEAGETPTAKFAAALDRIQPLLHNQQTQGGTWRIHGISRNQVMKRVAPVETGAPELWPFVLQLIDDCVTAGYLKDDAALITQDFRAENY, encoded by the coding sequence GTGCAAATCAATCGGCTGACTCAACAAATTCAGTTCATCATCGAAATTGATCGATTGAAGCAGATAATGCGGCAAACCCTACTTATGGATGGGTCACGCCGAGAAAATAGTGCAGAACACTCTTGGCATTTAGCTGTAATGGCGATCGCCTTAGTAGATTATGCCCCAGAGGGTGTTGATATATTCCATGCCATCAAAATGCTGCTAATCCACGATTTGGTAGAAATTGATGCAGGTGACACCTTCTGTTACGATGTGCAGGGTAACGACAGCAAAGCAGTAAGAGAAGCACAAGCCGCATTGCGTTTATTCGGACTTTTGCCAGCAGATCAAGGTAGCGAGTTGCGTTTACTCTGGGATGAGTTTGAAGCAGGAGAAACACCCACCGCCAAATTTGCCGCAGCCTTAGACCGTATACAGCCTTTGCTGCATAATCAGCAAACTCAGGGTGGGACTTGGCGTATTCATGGCATTAGCCGCAATCAGGTGATGAAACGGGTAGCGCCAGTAGAAACAGGTGCGCCGGAACTGTGGCCCTTTGTCCTGCAATTGATTGATGATTGTGTGACAGCAGGATATCTCAAAGATGATGCTGCCCTAATTACTCAAGATTTTCGGGCTGAAAATTATTAG